In a genomic window of Streptomyces sp. SJL17-4:
- the secE gene encoding preprotein translocase subunit SecE: MTDAVGSIDMPDADDEASESKKKSRKGGKRGKKGPLGRLALFYRQIVAELRKVVWPTRSQLSTYTTVVIVFVVIMIGLVTVIDYGFQEAVKYVFG; this comes from the coding sequence GTGACGGACGCCGTAGGCTCCATCGACATGCCTGATGCCGATGACGAGGCCTCCGAGTCGAAGAAGAAGTCCCGCAAGGGCGGCAAGCGCGGCAAGAAGGGCCCCCTGGGCCGTCTCGCGCTCTTCTACCGTCAGATCGTCGCGGAGCTCCGCAAGGTCGTCTGGCCCACGCGCAGCCAGCTTTCGACGTACACCACCGTGGTGATTGTCTTCGTCGTCATCATGATCGGCCTTGTCACCGTGATTGACTATGGCTTCCAGGAAGCAGTCAAGTACGTCTTCGGCTGA
- a CDS encoding pyridoxal phosphate-dependent aminotransferase, whose amino-acid sequence MSAATPPTERRVSARIGAISESATLAVDAKAKALKAAGRPVIGFGAGEPDFPTPDYIVDAAVEACKNPKYHRYTPAGGLPELKAAIAAKTLRDSGYEVDASQVLVTNGGKQAIYEAFAAILDPGDEVIVPAPYWTTYPESIRLAGGVPVEVVADETTGYRVSVEQLEAARTERTKVVLFVSPSNPTGAVYSEAETEAIGRWAVEHGLWVLTDEIYEHLVYGGASAVSLPAVMPELRDKCIVVNGVAKTYAMTGWRVGWIIGPKDVVKAATNLQSHATSNVSNVAQIAALAAVSGNLDAVAEMGRAFDRRRQTIVRMLNEIDGVLCPTPEGAFYVYPSVKGLLGKEIRGKRPQTSVELAALILDEAEVAVVPGEAFGTPGYLRLSYALGDDDLVEGVSRLQKLLAEATD is encoded by the coding sequence ATGAGCGCTGCTACCCCTCCCACCGAGCGTCGGGTCTCCGCCCGGATCGGTGCGATCTCCGAGTCCGCCACCCTCGCCGTCGACGCCAAGGCCAAGGCCCTCAAGGCCGCCGGGCGCCCGGTGATCGGTTTCGGCGCGGGTGAGCCCGACTTCCCGACCCCGGACTACATCGTCGACGCGGCCGTCGAGGCCTGCAAGAACCCGAAGTACCACCGCTACACGCCGGCCGGCGGTCTGCCGGAGCTGAAGGCCGCCATCGCCGCCAAGACGCTGCGCGACTCCGGCTACGAGGTCGACGCCTCCCAGGTCCTGGTGACCAACGGCGGCAAGCAGGCCATCTACGAGGCGTTCGCCGCGATCCTCGACCCGGGCGACGAGGTCATCGTCCCGGCGCCGTACTGGACGACGTACCCGGAGTCGATCCGCCTCGCGGGCGGTGTCCCGGTGGAGGTCGTGGCCGACGAGACCACCGGCTACCGGGTCTCGGTGGAGCAGCTGGAGGCGGCCCGTACGGAGCGGACCAAGGTCGTCCTCTTCGTGTCGCCGTCGAACCCGACCGGCGCCGTCTACAGCGAGGCCGAGACCGAGGCGATCGGCCGCTGGGCCGTCGAGCACGGTCTGTGGGTCCTCACGGACGAGATCTACGAACACCTCGTCTACGGCGGCGCCTCCGCGGTCTCCCTCCCGGCGGTCATGCCGGAGCTGCGCGACAAGTGCATCGTCGTCAACGGTGTCGCCAAGACGTACGCGATGACGGGCTGGCGCGTGGGCTGGATCATCGGCCCGAAGGACGTCGTGAAGGCCGCGACGAACCTCCAGTCGCACGCCACGTCCAACGTGAGCAACGTCGCGCAGATCGCCGCCCTCGCCGCCGTCTCCGGCAACCTGGACGCCGTCGCGGAGATGGGGCGCGCCTTCGACCGTCGCCGCCAGACGATCGTGCGGATGCTCAACGAGATCGACGGTGTCCTCTGCCCGACGCCCGAGGGCGCGTTCTACGTGTACCCCTCGGTGAAGGGGCTGCTCGGCAAGGAGATCCGCGGCAAGCGCCCGCAGACCTCGGTCGAGCTGGCCGCCCTGATCCTGGACGAGGCCGAGGTCGCGGTCGTCCCGGGCGAGGCCTTCGGCACGCCGGGATACCTGCGTCTGTCGTACGCGCTGGGTGACGACGACCTGGTGGAGGGCGTGTCCCGCCTCCAGAAGCTCCTCGCCGAGGCGACGGACTGA
- a CDS encoding adenosine deaminase, with the protein MEHVHRDLTQLPKAHLHLHFTGSMRPTTLIELADKYGVHLPEALSSGTPPKLRATDERGWFRFQRLYDIARSCLRSPEDIQRLVREAAQEDVRDGSGWLEIQVDPTSYAPHLGGLIPALEIILDAVDAASRETGLGMRVLVAANRMKHPLEARTLARLAVRFADRGVVGFGLSNDERRGLARDFDRAFAIAREGGLLAAPHGGELTGPASVRDCLDDLRASRVGHGVRSAEDPRLLRKLAERGVTCEVCPASNVALGVYEKHEDVPLRTLFEAGVPMALGADDPLLFGSRLAAQYEIARRHHGFTDPELAELARQSVRGSAAPEDIREKLLAGIDDWLAVPVG; encoded by the coding sequence ATGGAGCACGTTCACCGCGATCTCACCCAGCTGCCCAAGGCCCATCTGCACCTGCACTTCACCGGATCGATGCGGCCCACCACCCTCATCGAGCTGGCCGACAAGTACGGGGTGCACCTCCCCGAGGCGCTGAGCAGCGGGACGCCGCCGAAGCTGCGGGCGACCGACGAGCGCGGCTGGTTCCGCTTCCAGCGGCTGTACGACATCGCCCGGTCCTGTCTGCGCTCCCCCGAGGACATCCAGCGGCTCGTCCGCGAGGCGGCCCAGGAGGACGTCCGGGACGGCTCGGGCTGGCTGGAGATCCAGGTCGACCCCACCTCGTACGCCCCGCACCTGGGCGGACTCATCCCCGCCCTGGAGATCATCCTCGACGCGGTCGACGCGGCCTCGCGGGAGACCGGGCTCGGGATGCGGGTGCTCGTCGCGGCGAACCGGATGAAGCATCCGCTGGAGGCGCGGACGCTCGCCCGGCTCGCGGTGCGGTTCGCGGACCGGGGCGTGGTCGGCTTCGGGCTCTCCAACGACGAGCGGCGCGGCCTGGCGCGCGACTTCGACCGGGCCTTCGCCATCGCGCGCGAGGGCGGCCTGCTCGCGGCCCCGCACGGCGGCGAGCTGACGGGTCCGGCGTCCGTACGGGACTGTCTGGACGATCTGCGGGCGTCCCGGGTCGGCCACGGGGTCCGGTCGGCGGAGGACCCGCGGCTGCTGCGCAAGCTCGCGGAGCGGGGGGTGACCTGCGAGGTCTGCCCGGCGTCCAATGTGGCCCTCGGGGTGTACGAGAAGCACGAGGACGTACCGCTGCGGACGCTCTTCGAGGCGGGGGTGCCGATGGCACTCGGCGCGGACGACCCCCTGCTCTTCGGCTCCCGTCTGGCGGCGCAGTACGAGATCGCCCGCAGGCACCACGGCTTCACGGACCCGGAACTGGCGGAGCTGGCCCGGCAGTCGGTACGGGGCTCGGCGGCGCCGGAGGACATCAGGGAGAAGCTGCTGGCCGGGATCGACGACTGGCTGGCCGTCCCGGTGGGGTGA
- a CDS encoding UDP-N-acetylmuramate dehydrogenase, whose product MTGSRAVPAGRRNVFRPGRPRTLEPVQPLLDAPLAPLTTFRLGGPAARLVTATTDDEVVAAVREADATGTPLLIIGGGSNLVIGDKGFDGTALRIATQGFALDGTRLELAAGEVWTDAVARTVEAGLAGIECLAGIPGSAGATPIQNVGAYGQDVSATVTEVLAYDRRAEETVTLTNAECAFSYRHSLFKEHPERYVVLRVRFELEDADGLSAPIKYPETARALGVEAGDRVPLAQARETVLRLRAGKGMVLDPADHDTWSAGSFFTNPILTAGEYETFLTRVAGRLGADVTPPAFPAGGDGAVKTSAAWLIDRAGFTKGYGSGPARISTKHTLALTNRGEATTEDLLALAREVVAGVHEAFGITLVNEPVTVGVSL is encoded by the coding sequence GTGACCGGATCCCGGGCCGTCCCGGCCGGAAGACGAAACGTCTTCCGGCCGGGACGGCCCCGTACTCTTGAGCCCGTGCAGCCTCTTCTCGACGCCCCCCTCGCGCCCCTGACCACCTTCCGGCTCGGCGGTCCCGCGGCCCGGCTCGTCACCGCCACCACGGACGACGAGGTGGTCGCGGCCGTTCGCGAGGCCGACGCCACGGGGACGCCGCTGCTGATCATCGGCGGCGGATCCAACCTCGTCATCGGCGACAAGGGCTTCGACGGCACCGCTCTGCGGATCGCCACCCAGGGCTTCGCGCTCGACGGGACGAGGCTGGAGCTCGCCGCCGGCGAGGTCTGGACGGACGCCGTCGCCCGCACCGTCGAGGCCGGACTCGCCGGGATCGAGTGCCTGGCAGGCATCCCGGGCTCGGCCGGCGCGACCCCGATCCAGAACGTCGGCGCCTACGGGCAGGACGTCTCCGCCACCGTCACCGAGGTCCTCGCCTACGACCGGCGCGCCGAGGAGACCGTCACCCTCACCAACGCCGAGTGCGCCTTCTCGTACCGCCACAGCCTCTTCAAGGAGCACCCCGAGCGGTACGTGGTGCTCCGGGTCCGGTTCGAGCTGGAGGACGCGGACGGTCTGTCCGCCCCGATCAAGTACCCCGAGACCGCCCGCGCCCTCGGCGTCGAGGCGGGCGACCGGGTACCGCTCGCGCAGGCCCGCGAGACCGTCCTGCGGCTGCGGGCCGGCAAGGGCATGGTCCTGGACCCGGCGGACCACGACACCTGGTCGGCCGGCTCCTTCTTCACCAACCCGATCCTCACGGCGGGGGAGTACGAGACCTTCCTCACGCGCGTGGCCGGGCGCCTCGGCGCGGACGTCACCCCGCCGGCCTTCCCCGCGGGCGGGGACGGCGCGGTGAAGACCTCCGCCGCCTGGCTGATCGACAGGGCCGGATTCACCAAGGGATACGGCTCCGGACCGGCGCGGATCTCGACCAAGCACACGCTCGCCCTGACCAACCGGGGCGAGGCGACCACCGAGGACCTGCTCGCGCTGGCCCGAGAGGTCGTCGCCGGGGTCCACGAGGCGTTCGGGATCACCCTGGTCAACGAGCCCGTGACGGTCGGCGTCAGCCTCTAA
- a CDS encoding MFS transporter encodes MQQPAAARRGSAAWALVITSVAGFMAALDNLVVTTALPSIREDLGGALHDLEWTVSAYTLTFAVLLMFGAALGDRFGRRRLFMVGLTVFTGASAAAALAPGIDALIAARAVQGVGAAIMMPLTLTLLTAAVPAAKRGTAFGIWGAVQGLAVASGPLIGGTLTEHLSWQWIFWLNVPLGLALLPLARLRLAESHGTGARLDIAGTLLASGGLFGIVYGLIRGPIDGWTSLTVLTGLIAGTALIGGFIHHGIRAKAPMLPMRLFRNRAFSGINAASLLMFLGMFGSIFLLSQYMQGVLGYSPTEAGLRMLPWTGMPMIVAPLAGALSDRIGGRPVVAAGLALQAIGLAWFALVLTPDASYAAQLPALVVSGVGMALYFAPAANLVMSSVRPSEQGIASGANNALREVGGALGVAVMASIFAAQGGYQTGQSFVDGLLPALWVGAAAVALGAVAVLFAPSRRQEARRKAEGAAEAEAGEKDLIAA; translated from the coding sequence ATGCAACAGCCAGCAGCAGCCCGCCGCGGTTCCGCAGCCTGGGCACTCGTCATCACCAGCGTCGCCGGCTTCATGGCGGCCCTCGACAACCTCGTCGTCACCACCGCCCTCCCCTCGATCCGCGAGGACCTCGGAGGAGCGCTGCACGACCTCGAATGGACGGTGAGCGCCTACACCCTCACGTTCGCCGTCCTGCTCATGTTCGGCGCGGCCCTCGGCGACCGCTTCGGCCGCCGCCGGCTCTTCATGGTCGGACTCACCGTCTTCACCGGCGCCTCCGCCGCGGCCGCCCTCGCCCCCGGCATCGACGCCCTGATCGCCGCCCGCGCCGTCCAGGGCGTCGGCGCCGCGATCATGATGCCGCTCACACTCACCCTGCTCACCGCCGCCGTCCCGGCCGCCAAGCGCGGCACGGCCTTCGGCATCTGGGGCGCCGTCCAGGGACTCGCCGTCGCCTCCGGCCCGCTCATCGGCGGCACCCTCACCGAGCACCTCTCCTGGCAGTGGATCTTCTGGCTGAACGTCCCGCTCGGCCTCGCCCTGCTCCCGCTCGCCCGGCTGCGCCTGGCCGAGTCGCACGGCACCGGCGCCCGCCTCGACATCGCCGGCACACTCCTCGCCAGCGGCGGCCTGTTCGGCATCGTGTACGGGCTGATCCGCGGCCCGATCGACGGCTGGACCTCCCTGACCGTCCTCACCGGACTGATCGCCGGCACGGCGCTCATCGGCGGATTCATCCACCACGGCATCCGCGCCAAGGCCCCGATGCTGCCCATGCGGCTCTTCCGCAACCGCGCCTTCTCCGGGATCAACGCCGCCAGCCTGCTGATGTTCCTCGGCATGTTCGGCTCGATCTTCCTGCTCAGCCAGTACATGCAGGGCGTACTCGGCTACTCGCCCACCGAGGCCGGACTGCGGATGCTGCCCTGGACCGGCATGCCGATGATCGTCGCGCCGCTCGCGGGCGCCCTCTCCGACCGGATCGGCGGCCGCCCGGTCGTCGCCGCGGGCCTCGCCCTCCAGGCGATCGGCCTCGCCTGGTTCGCGCTCGTCCTGACCCCCGACGCCTCGTACGCCGCCCAGCTCCCCGCCCTCGTCGTGAGCGGCGTCGGCATGGCGCTGTACTTCGCACCGGCGGCCAACCTCGTGATGTCCAGCGTCCGCCCCTCCGAGCAGGGCATCGCGTCCGGCGCCAACAACGCGCTGCGCGAGGTCGGCGGCGCGCTCGGCGTCGCCGTGATGGCCTCGATCTTCGCCGCCCAGGGCGGCTACCAGACCGGCCAGAGCTTCGTCGACGGGCTGCTGCCCGCGCTGTGGGTCGGCGCGGCGGCGGTGGCGCTCGGCGCGGTGGCGGTGCTGTTCGCGCCGTCGCGGCGCCAGGAGGCCCGACGGAAGGCGGAGGGGGCGGCCGAGGCGGAGGCCGGGGAGAAGGACCTGATCGCCGCGTGA
- a CDS encoding TetR/AcrR family transcriptional regulator, translating into MVRMSAEERRESVIRAAMSEFSRGGYYGTSTEAIAKRVGVSQPYLFRLFPGKKAIFLAASERCIRDTIRVFEEASEGLSGEEALRSMANAYTRIIAEDPDRLLMQMQVYVTVAAAEAAGDHEFGEAVRAGWMRLWETVHLALGADVDETTTFLAYGMLINTLVAMGFPPEHRVWEGFYPAARSLGRLEK; encoded by the coding sequence ATGGTCAGGATGAGTGCGGAGGAGCGGCGCGAGAGCGTCATTCGCGCGGCGATGAGCGAGTTCAGCCGCGGCGGCTACTACGGCACGTCCACCGAGGCGATCGCCAAGCGCGTGGGTGTCTCGCAGCCGTACCTCTTCCGGCTCTTCCCGGGCAAGAAGGCCATCTTCCTGGCCGCCTCCGAGCGCTGCATCCGCGACACGATCCGTGTCTTCGAGGAGGCCTCGGAGGGGCTGTCCGGCGAGGAGGCCCTCCGCTCCATGGCCAACGCGTACACGCGGATCATCGCCGAGGACCCCGACCGGCTCCTCATGCAGATGCAGGTGTACGTGACCGTCGCCGCCGCCGAGGCGGCCGGCGACCACGAGTTCGGCGAGGCCGTTCGGGCCGGCTGGATGCGGCTCTGGGAGACCGTCCACCTCGCGCTCGGCGCCGATGTCGACGAGACCACGACCTTCCTGGCGTACGGGATGCTCATCAACACCCTCGTCGCCATGGGCTTTCCGCCCGAGCATCGGGTCTGGGAGGGGTTCTACCCCGCCGCCCGCAGCCTCGGCCGTCTGGAGAAGTAG
- a CDS encoding MaoC family dehydratase gives MTAKIAYDEVEVGTELPAQTFPVSRATLVRYAGASGDFNPIHWNEKFAVEVGLPDVIAHGMFTMAEAIRVVTDWAGDPAAVVEYGVRFTKPVVVPNDEAGALIEVSAKVAAKLDDQQVRVDLTAMCAGQKVLGMSRAVVRLA, from the coding sequence ATGACCGCGAAGATCGCCTACGACGAGGTCGAGGTCGGCACCGAGCTGCCCGCGCAGACCTTCCCTGTGAGTCGCGCCACGCTCGTCCGGTACGCCGGCGCCTCCGGGGACTTCAACCCCATCCACTGGAACGAGAAGTTCGCGGTGGAGGTCGGCCTCCCCGACGTCATCGCCCACGGCATGTTCACCATGGCCGAGGCGATCCGCGTCGTCACCGACTGGGCCGGCGACCCCGCGGCCGTCGTCGAGTACGGCGTCCGCTTCACCAAGCCCGTCGTCGTCCCCAACGACGAGGCCGGTGCGCTGATCGAGGTCAGCGCCAAGGTCGCCGCCAAGCTGGACGACCAGCAGGTGCGGGTCGACCTCACCGCGATGTGCGCGGGCCAGAAGGTTCTGGGCATGTCCCGGGCCGTGGTCCGGCTCGCGTAG
- a CDS encoding MaoC family dehydratase N-terminal domain-containing protein, translating to MALDQSFVGRTYPPTPAYEVGREKIREFAEAIGDANPAYVDQEAAKELGHPDVIAPPTFVFAITFKAAGAVIEDPQLGLDYSRVVHGDQKFVYTRPVRAGDRLSVTSTIEAIKSLAGNDILDIRGEVHDESGEHVVTAWTKLVSRAPEGA from the coding sequence ATGGCGCTCGACCAGTCCTTCGTGGGCCGGACCTATCCGCCCACCCCTGCCTACGAGGTCGGCCGCGAGAAGATCCGCGAGTTCGCCGAGGCGATCGGGGACGCGAATCCCGCGTACGTCGACCAGGAAGCGGCCAAGGAGCTCGGGCATCCCGATGTGATCGCTCCGCCGACTTTTGTGTTCGCCATCACGTTCAAGGCGGCCGGCGCGGTCATCGAGGACCCCCAGCTGGGTCTCGACTACAGCCGGGTCGTCCACGGCGACCAGAAGTTCGTCTACACCCGGCCCGTGCGCGCCGGGGACCGACTCTCGGTCACCTCCACCATCGAGGCGATCAAGTCCCTCGCCGGCAACGACATCCTGGACATCCGCGGCGAGGTCCACGACGAGTCCGGCGAGCACGTCGTGACCGCCTGGACGAAGCTCGTCTCCCGCGCACCCGAGGGGGCCTGA
- the rpmG gene encoding 50S ribosomal protein L33 has translation MAATDVRPKITLACVECKERNYITKKNRRNNPDRLEMKKHCPRCNSHTAHRETR, from the coding sequence GTGGCTGCCACCGACGTCCGCCCGAAGATCACGCTGGCCTGCGTGGAGTGCAAGGAGCGGAACTACATCACCAAGAAGAACCGGCGTAACAACCCGGACCGTCTTGAGATGAAGAAGCACTGCCCCCGCTGCAACTCGCACACTGCACACCGCGAGACGCGCTAA
- a CDS encoding amidohydrolase family protein, with the protein MSADSKQPQPPEDGAATTADSTSLLLSHARLTDGRTVDVRLVGGRIEAVGTAGSLTAVGARVDLAGYLLLPAAAEPHAHSDTALSADSPGPVSYAPEEVQRRATEAALLQLGHGATALRAHVRIGDVHGLGPLEAVLQARRSLRGLVDLTTVAVPRLLTGVAGADGLAMLRDAVKMGAGVVGGCPDVDPDPAGYVEAVLEVAAEHGVPVDLHTDGDDPARLARLAAMAGGLRPGVTIGPCAGLGRLPSDVARRAADGLAAAGVTVVCLPQGGCGGTEPRGAAPVRLLRAAGVRVAAGSGAMRDVANPVGRGDPLEAAYLLASLGGLPAEEAYAVVSAEARAVMGLPEVRVEAGFPADLLAVRGERLSGVLSLAYSRIVVHRGRVVARTSAVREYCDSAAALDLPRQARPERPERPPEPGSPPAGPVVRS; encoded by the coding sequence ATGTCAGCCGACAGCAAGCAGCCCCAGCCGCCCGAGGACGGGGCCGCCACCACGGCCGACTCGACCTCGCTCCTGCTCTCCCACGCACGGCTCACCGACGGGCGGACCGTGGACGTACGGCTCGTCGGCGGCCGGATCGAGGCGGTCGGCACGGCCGGCAGCCTCACCGCCGTGGGCGCCCGCGTGGACCTCGCCGGCTATCTGCTGCTGCCCGCCGCCGCCGAACCCCACGCCCACTCCGACACCGCGCTCTCCGCCGACTCCCCCGGGCCCGTCTCGTACGCCCCCGAGGAGGTGCAGCGCCGGGCCACCGAGGCCGCGCTGCTCCAGCTCGGCCACGGCGCGACCGCGCTCCGCGCGCACGTACGGATCGGCGACGTGCACGGACTCGGCCCGCTCGAAGCCGTCCTCCAGGCCCGGCGCTCCCTGCGCGGACTCGTGGACCTGACCACGGTCGCGGTGCCCCGGCTGCTCACCGGGGTGGCGGGCGCGGACGGGCTCGCGATGCTGCGGGACGCGGTGAAGATGGGCGCCGGGGTGGTGGGCGGCTGCCCGGACGTCGACCCTGACCCGGCGGGGTACGTGGAGGCGGTCCTGGAGGTCGCGGCCGAGCACGGCGTACCGGTCGACCTGCACACGGACGGGGACGACCCCGCCCGGCTCGCCCGGCTCGCGGCGATGGCCGGCGGGCTGCGGCCCGGGGTCACGATCGGCCCGTGCGCGGGCCTCGGCCGGCTCCCCTCCGACGTGGCGCGGCGGGCGGCGGACGGGCTCGCGGCGGCCGGGGTGACCGTGGTCTGCCTGCCGCAGGGCGGCTGCGGGGGTACGGAGCCGCGCGGCGCGGCGCCGGTACGGCTGCTGCGGGCGGCCGGGGTGCGGGTCGCGGCGGGCAGCGGGGCGATGCGGGACGTGGCCAACCCGGTCGGACGCGGCGATCCGCTGGAGGCGGCGTACCTCCTCGCCTCGCTCGGCGGGCTGCCGGCCGAGGAGGCGTACGCGGTGGTGAGCGCGGAGGCGCGGGCGGTGATGGGGCTGCCGGAGGTCCGGGTCGAGGCCGGTTTCCCGGCGGATCTGCTCGCGGTGCGCGGCGAGCGCCTGTCGGGCGTGCTGTCCCTCGCGTACAGCCGGATCGTGGTGCACCGGGGGCGGGTGGTGGCCCGGACGAGCGCGGTGCGCGAGTACTGCGACTCGGCGGCGGCGCTCGACCTGCCGCGCCAGGCGCGCCCGGAGCGGCCGGAGCGGCCGCCCGAGCCGGGAAGCCCTCCGGCCGGTCCCGTCGTACGGTCGTGA
- a CDS encoding NAD(P)H-binding protein, which translates to MRIVIAGGHGQIARRLERLLSAGGHEVAGIIRRPEQGGDLRDAGAEPVVLDLETASVEMVAAVLQGADAAVFAAGAGPGSGVDRKDSVDRAAAVLFADAAERAGVRRYIVVSSMGADATHAGDGVFDAYLRAKGAADDDVRSRTALDWTVLRPGSLTDDAGTGLVRLEARTGRGPVPRDDVAATIAELLDTPATAGLTLELTSGSTPLSVAVKDVAGN; encoded by the coding sequence ATGCGCATCGTCATCGCTGGAGGACACGGACAGATCGCCCGGCGCCTGGAGAGGCTGCTCTCGGCGGGCGGGCACGAGGTCGCGGGAATCATCCGCAGACCGGAACAGGGCGGAGACCTGCGGGACGCGGGGGCCGAGCCCGTCGTCCTGGACCTGGAGACGGCGTCGGTCGAGATGGTCGCCGCCGTGCTCCAGGGCGCCGACGCGGCCGTCTTCGCGGCCGGTGCGGGCCCGGGCAGCGGCGTGGACCGCAAGGACTCGGTGGACCGCGCGGCGGCGGTTCTCTTCGCCGACGCGGCCGAACGCGCGGGCGTACGCCGGTACATCGTCGTCTCGTCGATGGGCGCCGACGCCACGCACGCGGGTGACGGGGTCTTCGACGCCTACCTGCGCGCCAAGGGGGCGGCCGACGACGACGTCCGCTCCCGTACGGCCCTGGACTGGACGGTCCTGCGCCCCGGCAGCCTCACGGACGACGCGGGCACCGGCCTGGTCCGCCTGGAGGCCCGCACGGGCCGCGGCCCGGTCCCCCGCGACGACGTGGCGGCGACGATCGCCGAGCTCCTGGACACCCCGGCGACGGCCGGCCTGACCCTGGAACTGACCTCGGGCTCGACCCCGCTGTCGGTCGCGGTGAAGGACGTGGCCGGAAACTGA
- a CDS encoding YajQ family cyclic di-GMP-binding protein: MADSSFDIVSKVERQEVDNALNQAVKEISQRYDFKGTNASISWSGEKILMQANGEERVMAILDIFQTKLIKRGISLKSLDVEGEPQLSGKEYKLFASVTEGISQENAKKVAKAIRDEGPKGVKAQVQGDELRVSSKSRDDLQAVQALLKGKDFDFAIQFVNYR; encoded by the coding sequence ATGGCCGACTCCAGTTTCGACATCGTGTCCAAGGTCGAGCGGCAGGAGGTCGACAACGCCCTCAACCAGGCCGTGAAGGAGATCTCGCAGCGCTACGACTTCAAGGGAACCAACGCCTCGATCTCGTGGTCGGGCGAGAAGATCCTCATGCAGGCCAACGGCGAGGAGCGCGTCATGGCGATCCTCGACATCTTCCAGACCAAGCTGATCAAGCGGGGGATCTCGCTGAAGTCGCTGGACGTCGAGGGTGAGCCGCAGCTGTCCGGCAAGGAGTACAAGCTCTTCGCGTCGGTCACCGAGGGCATCTCCCAGGAGAACGCCAAGAAGGTCGCGAAGGCCATCCGCGACGAGGGCCCCAAGGGCGTCAAGGCGCAGGTCCAGGGTGACGAGCTGCGGGTCAGCTCGAAGAGCCGGGACGACCTGCAGGCCGTGCAGGCGCTGCTCAAGGGCAAGGACTTCGACTTCGCGATCCAGTTCGTGAACTACCGCTGA
- a CDS encoding methylated-DNA--[protein]-cysteine S-methyltransferase, translating to MNDTTVYAYVDGPLGEMLLVGRLAEGGRAVLRSLSLPGQKGAVEVGDGWTLAPAAFAEVAGQLGEYFAGRRDRFDLPLDGDAGTEFQRRVWRALEEIPYGTTVSYGEIARRVGSSGAGVRAVGTAIGRNPLLVVRPCHRVIGADGSLRGYAAGLDRKERLLGLEGAPV from the coding sequence ATGAACGACACCACCGTGTACGCGTACGTCGACGGCCCCCTGGGCGAGATGCTGCTGGTCGGGCGGCTCGCCGAAGGGGGCCGTGCCGTGCTGCGCTCGCTGTCCCTGCCGGGGCAGAAGGGCGCCGTCGAGGTCGGGGACGGGTGGACCCTGGCACCCGCGGCCTTCGCCGAGGTCGCCGGGCAGCTCGGTGAGTACTTCGCCGGGCGGCGCGACCGGTTCGACCTGCCGCTCGACGGCGACGCCGGGACCGAATTCCAGCGGCGCGTCTGGCGGGCCCTGGAGGAGATCCCGTACGGCACGACCGTCTCGTACGGGGAGATCGCCCGGCGGGTCGGCTCCTCGGGCGCCGGTGTACGGGCCGTGGGGACCGCGATCGGGCGCAATCCGCTGCTCGTGGTGCGGCCCTGCCACCGGGTGATCGGCGCCGACGGGAGCCTTCGCGGCTACGCCGCCGGGCTCGACCGCAAGGAGCGGCTCCTCGGGCTCGAAGGGGCCCCCGTGTGA
- a CDS encoding alpha-ketoglutarate-dependent dioxygenase AlkB, whose product MTEGLFPRERATIAPGAVHVPAWLPLARQRELVDVCREWGRGPVPYRQTVLPGGGVMSVRSLCLGRQWVPYRYLDSVGVPLPEWLVGLGREALVEAYGDDGGFAPDTALVNFYAPGARMGMHQDREERSSAPVVSLSLGDRCVFRFGNEESRGRPYQDVELASGDLFVFGGASRWVHHGVPKVWPGTAEPSLGLAGRLNITLRETGLAGTP is encoded by the coding sequence GTGACCGAGGGACTGTTTCCCCGCGAGCGCGCCACGATCGCGCCCGGCGCGGTGCACGTGCCCGCGTGGCTCCCGCTCGCGCGGCAGCGGGAGTTGGTGGACGTCTGCCGGGAGTGGGGGCGCGGTCCGGTGCCGTACCGGCAGACCGTGCTGCCCGGTGGCGGGGTCATGTCGGTGCGGTCGCTGTGTCTGGGCCGGCAGTGGGTGCCGTATCGCTATCTCGACTCCGTCGGGGTTCCGCTGCCCGAGTGGCTCGTCGGCCTGGGCCGGGAGGCGCTCGTCGAGGCGTACGGGGACGACGGCGGGTTCGCTCCCGACACCGCGCTGGTGAACTTCTACGCGCCGGGGGCGCGGATGGGGATGCACCAGGACCGCGAGGAGCGTTCGAGCGCGCCGGTGGTGTCGCTGAGCCTCGGGGACCGGTGCGTGTTCCGCTTCGGCAACGAGGAGAGCCGGGGGCGGCCGTACCAGGACGTCGAGCTGGCCTCCGGCGATCTGTTCGTCTTCGGCGGGGCTTCGCGCTGGGTCCATCACGGGGTGCCGAAGGTCTGGCCGGGGACGGCCGAACCCTCGCTCGGGCTTGCCGGGCGACTCAACATCACCTTGCGGGAGACCGGGCTCGCGGGCACCCCCTAG